The following proteins are co-located in the Meriones unguiculatus strain TT.TT164.6M chromosome 4, Bangor_MerUng_6.1, whole genome shotgun sequence genome:
- the Thap1 gene encoding THAP domain-containing protein 1 isoform X2 — MVQSCSAYGCKNRFPLTRPGLCKQWEAAVRRKNFKPTKYSSICSEHFTPDCFKRECNNKLLKENAVPTIFLCIEPHDKKEDLESQEQLPPPSPPASQVDAAIGLLMPPLHTPDNLSVFCDHNYTVEDTMHQRKRILQLEQQVEKLRKKLKTAQQRCRRQERQLEKLKEVVHFQREKDDVSERGYVILPHDYFEIVEVPA, encoded by the exons ATGGTGCAGTCCTGCTCCGCCTACGGCTGCAAGAACCG GTTTCCTCTTACTCGCCCCGGTCTCTGTAAACAGTGGGAGGCGGCTGTTAGAAGAAAGAACTTCAAGCCCACTAAATACAGCAGTATCTGTTCAGAGCACTTCACCCCAGACTGCTTCAAGAGAGAATGCAACAACAAGCTACTCAAAGAGAACGCCGTTCCCACGATATTTCTTTGTATTGAGCCCCATGACAAG AAGGAAGATCTGGAATCCCAAGAacagcttcctcctccttcacccCCAGCTTCCCAGGTTGATGCTGCCATTGGGCTTCTGATGCCTCCTCTCCATACCCCTGATAACCTCTCAGTCTTCTGCGACCACAATTACACTGTAGAGGATACAATgcaccagaggaagaggattctcCAGCTGGAGCAGCAGGTTGAAAAGCTCAGGAAGAAACTCAAGACTGCGCAGCAGCGGTGCCGGAGGCAGGAGAGACAGCTGGAAAAGCTAAAGGAGGTTGTGCACTTTCAGCGAGAGAAAGATGACGTGTCAGAAAGGGGCTATGTGATTCTGCCACATGACTACTTTGAAATTGTTGAAGTACCAGCCTGA
- the Thap1 gene encoding THAP domain-containing protein 1 isoform X1 produces MVQSCSAYGCKNRYDKDKPVSFHKFPLTRPGLCKQWEAAVRRKNFKPTKYSSICSEHFTPDCFKRECNNKLLKENAVPTIFLCIEPHDKKEDLESQEQLPPPSPPASQVDAAIGLLMPPLHTPDNLSVFCDHNYTVEDTMHQRKRILQLEQQVEKLRKKLKTAQQRCRRQERQLEKLKEVVHFQREKDDVSERGYVILPHDYFEIVEVPA; encoded by the exons ATGGTGCAGTCCTGCTCCGCCTACGGCTGCAAGAACCGGTACGATAAGGACAAGCCCGTCTCCTTCCACAA GTTTCCTCTTACTCGCCCCGGTCTCTGTAAACAGTGGGAGGCGGCTGTTAGAAGAAAGAACTTCAAGCCCACTAAATACAGCAGTATCTGTTCAGAGCACTTCACCCCAGACTGCTTCAAGAGAGAATGCAACAACAAGCTACTCAAAGAGAACGCCGTTCCCACGATATTTCTTTGTATTGAGCCCCATGACAAG AAGGAAGATCTGGAATCCCAAGAacagcttcctcctccttcacccCCAGCTTCCCAGGTTGATGCTGCCATTGGGCTTCTGATGCCTCCTCTCCATACCCCTGATAACCTCTCAGTCTTCTGCGACCACAATTACACTGTAGAGGATACAATgcaccagaggaagaggattctcCAGCTGGAGCAGCAGGTTGAAAAGCTCAGGAAGAAACTCAAGACTGCGCAGCAGCGGTGCCGGAGGCAGGAGAGACAGCTGGAAAAGCTAAAGGAGGTTGTGCACTTTCAGCGAGAGAAAGATGACGTGTCAGAAAGGGGCTATGTGATTCTGCCACATGACTACTTTGAAATTGTTGAAGTACCAGCCTGA